The Psychrobacillus sp. FSL K6-2836 nucleotide sequence ATATTTAAACACCAAATTTGAACTGATCGCATTTGTTAGCATGTTCTCCGTGAAGTATTCACCAAAAGTGGTTTCATAATAATTCATAAAATCTTTGTATTCCTTTGATTGTAGAAGTTGATCGTACTCTTCTTGGGTCTCTGTTTTCGTTGAACTTTGGAGGTCCCACCAATCGTTCAATAAGCGTGAAATTTCCATATCTGGTCCATTGTATTCTCTTTCTTGTACTGCTTTTATAACCTCTTCATTGGAAAGAGGCTGAGCTGATTGTTCAATTTCTGAGGGATTAGTAAAAGTTATGAATAGAAAGGAGGCAATCGCTACTATTGCTAATGAAATAAATGCCGGGAATATGTTGCGTTTTCTTTTTGTTTCTATTCTACCTTTTAAGGCTAGCCACGTATTTTGCTTTGCTTCATCTGAACGCTCTACGTTTTTCATTTCCTCAAAAAGCTCATCGAATTTTTTTGATGGTTTCATTTGCATAACCTCCTTCCTGATGATATTTCTTTTTAAGTGCCTCAAGTGCTCGAGTCATTTTCATCTTTACTTTTGCCTCAGTCCAGCCAAGTATATAGGCTGTTTCTTGGATGGAACACTCTTGTATTTTGCGTAGGAGCAAGACTTCTTGATAATCTTTTTTTAGTTTATATAAGGAGTCGTACATCTTAGCAAGCTGTTCCTTTCGTTCATATCGACTTTCTGGTGATAGTGCATTTGTTTCTAAATCATGTTCTTTATCAAAGGTGAAAAATTGTATTACCCTTTTCCTTCGAAAATAGTCATAGGTCAAATTTCTTGCTATTTTTAATAGCCAAGTGGCAGTTGAAGCTTGCTTGTTAAAGCCGTCTAGCCCTTTATATGCTTTATAAAATGTTTCTTGTGTGAGATCCTCGGCACATTCTTTTTGACGGACAAGATAGTATATATAGCTATAAACTCTATCGCTATGCTCTTTGTATAGCTGTTCCATTTCCATCTTCTGACCTCCCCTTATTGCAATAGACGAACGGATAAATAAAAAGTATCGCTTTTATTTTACCTTATGAGGGAATAACAATTTCAAAAAGACTATAATAAACATAAATCAAATGAGTTTTGGAAGGATGGTATAAAATGATTGTCCATTTTTACACAAGGCCAGGCTGTCATTTATGTGATGATGCAAGGCTTATGTTGAAGCTTGTAAGAGAAGATGTCGTGTTTGACATAAATGAAGTAAATATCGAAGAAGATGATGCACTACATGAAAAATATATGCTGATGATTCCTGTCATCGTATTGGAAGATGAAATTATTCAATATGGGCAAGTAGATTACGCGACTATTTTGGAAGCATTACTTTGATGATTCTACAGGTAATCGCAAGTTAATGGGGCCAAATCGCAAGATCCACGTCCCAAACCGCAATATAGGATCAGATAATCGCAAGATCCAATCCCCAAACCGCAATATAGATAGGTAGAATCGCAATATAAGTATTTATGTGACGCATTTCTGGATTAAATTTGTTCACAATTCTGTTTCAAATTCTTGCTATTGGGAATATACTAATGTATCCTTAATTTAGAAATAAATTTTTTTTAAGCACATGGGACAAAAAAAGTAGTGGTGGGACAAAAATGTCGCAGTCAGTTGGGATGTGAAAAATGGATTCGTTACTACAGGCTCAGTTAAAGCTAATGCCTGAGATGAACATCTTGTTACAAAAAAGGTATCGAATACTCCAAACGATTCAATTGTCTCCAGGGTACGGCCGAAGAGTGATCGGTGACCTTTTAGGATTGTCGGAAAGAGAAACTAGAAAAGAATTAGACTTTTTGCGCAATCAGGGATTTATAGAAATATCGAGAGATGGAGCTAGTATAACTTCTAGTGGAAATGATTTATTGATAGAGCTTAAAGAAGTTGTACGAGAATGGTCTGGTAGATTGCAGCTCGAACAATCACTTGTAAGTTATTTAAATATAAAAGAAGTGATAATTGTACCGGGAGATGTAGATACTAATACGAATACTGCAATGCTTCAGTCACAAGAAGCAGCAAAATATTTGGAAAGTATTTTATCGGATGAGTCCATCATAGCTGTAACTGGCGGAACAACGATTGCTTCCATTTCGAATTATGTTCATCAAACTGACAAGTGGAAGCGACTATTATTTATAGCTGCAAGAGGTGGAGTTGGTAAGGATGTTCGGCTTCAAGCCAATACAATAGCCTCTCTATTTGCCAATAAAATGAATGGTTCTTATCGAACGTTATACATGCCGGATAGCCTGAGTGAGGAAGCTTACTCTACGATGAAAAATGAACCATTTATAAAAGAAATGATGGATTTATACGAACGAACTAATATCATCATTCATGGTATTGGGGATGCACTTGAAATGGCTCGCCGTAGAAATTCAAGTTTAGAAGAAATGCAACGCTTGAAGGAAATCGGTGCAGTTAGTGAAGCCTTTGGGTATTACTTTAATAACCAAGGGGAAGCAGTACACAGAATTCGCACAATTGGAGTTCAACTAAAACAATTAGGAAATATGGAGCATCTTCTAGCAGTAGCTGGAGGCACTAAAAAAGCAAATGCTCTATTATCATATTTTAAACAAGCACCAGCTCAAACGGTTTTAGTTACCGATGAAGGTGCAGCACAAGAAATGATTCAAATAATTGAACAAAACAACTAGGAGGAATTTAAAATGACAGTAAAATTAGCGATTAATGGTTTTGGACGTATTGGACGTAAAGTATTCAGAGAAGCTTTAGAACAAACAGAGATTGAAGTAGTAGCGATCAATGATTTAACGGATGCTGCAATGCTTGCTCATTTATTGAAATATGATTCAGTTCACGGAATCTTCAACGCAGAAGTTTCTTCTGAAGGAGATTACCTTGTAGTAAATGGTAAAAACATTCGCGTATTCGCTGAAAAAGATCCTGCAGCATTACCGTGGAAAGAACAACAAGTAGATATCGTTATTGAGTGTACAGGTATTTTCAGTACAACTGATAAAGCTAGCAAGCATATTGAAGCTGGAGCTAAAAAAGTAATTTTATCACAACCTGCTAAAGACGATATGCCTACATTCGTTATGGGTGTAAATGCTGATCAATACAACCCAGCAACTGATCATGTAATTTCAAACGCTTCTTGTACTACTAACTGTTTATCACCAATTGCAAAAGTTTTACAAGATCAATTTGGTATCAAACGTGGAATGATGACAACAATCCATTCATATACAAATGACCAACGTATTTTAGACTTACCGCATAGCGATTACCGTCGTGCTCGTGCAGCAGCAGAATCTATGATTCCTACAACAACAGGAGCAGCAGCAGCAGTAGCTAAAGTACTTCCTGAGTTGAAAGGGAAATTAGATGGTATGGCAGTTCGTGTACCAACTCCAAACGTATCAATCGTAGACTTTGTTGCTGAATTAGATAAAAACGTTACAGTAGAAGAATTGAATGCAGCTTTAAAACAAGCTTCTGACAATGAGTTAAAAGGAATCTTGGATTATAATGAACTTCCATTAGTTTCTAGAGACTATAACGGAAATACAGCTTCATCTACAGTTGATGGGCTTTCTACTATGGTACTTGAAGATAATTTAGTAAAAGTATTAGCATGGTATGATAACGAATCAGGATATTCTGCGCGTTGTATCGACCTAGCACTACTTATGGCTAATAAAGGACTATAAGATTTTCGTATTTGACTAGGAAAGACACATAAGATGAATGTGATTTTACGTGGCGAATCGATAGAATTACCTCTATAATAAAAGAGGGTAAAGGAGCCAGGGATTACCCCTAGCTCCTTTTTTTAACAGCATGTGTCTAGCTCCTGCGCCTAGCACCTCGAGTCGTTTCAGAATGTCGGATAAAGGCAAAAGACGCCTTTACCGCCATTCTTCCAACGCTTTTCGGTGCTTGAGTAGGCGCTTGCGCTTTTCAAAATATAAGGAGGCTTATCTCATGAAGGTAAAACAAACAATGAGCGATGTAGCTTTACAAGGAAAACGTGTATTTTGTCGTGTAGACTTCAACGTACCAATGGAAGATGGAGCAATCACAGATGATACGAGAATTCGTGCAGCACTACCAACGATTAATAATTTAATCGAACAGGGTGCGAAAGTAATCCTTGCTAGCCATATGGGACGACCTAAAGGTGAAGTGAAGGAAGATTTACGTTTGACTAAAGTTGGAGAGCATTTAGCAAAACTTTTGGATAAGCCAGTAAAAAAACTAGATGAATCTATTGGAGAAACTGTAGAGAATGCAGTTTCAGCTATGAATGATGGAGAAATCGTATTATTAGAAAATGTTCGCTTTCATGCAGGTGAAGAGAAGAATGATGCGGAGCTAGCAAAGTCCTTTGCAAAGCTTGCTGATGTTTACGTAAATGATGCATTTGGTGCTGCACATCGTGCACATGCTACGACAGAAGGTATCGCAAAATTACTTCCTGCGGTTTCAGGGCTATTGATGCAAAAAGAGTTAGATGTATTAGGCAAAGCTTTAGCAGAGCCTGAACGTCCATTTACTGCCATTATTGGTGGTGCAAAAGTAAAAGATAAAATCGGTGTAATTGATCATCTATTGGACAAGGTTGATAATATTTTAATAGGTGGCGGCCTTTCTTATACATTTACAAAGGCACAAGGGCATGAGATTGGTACATCTCTTCTAGAAGAAGATAAACTGGACCTTGCAAGAGGATTCCTTGAAAAAGCAAAAGAAAAAGGTGTTTCTTTCTATTTGCCGGTAGATGTAGTAGTTGCAGATGAATTTTCAAAGGATGCTAACACAAAAGTAGTAGATATCGATCAAATTCCTTCTGATTGGATGGGATTAGATATTGGTCCAAAAACACGAGAACTATACGCTGACGTTATTAAAAATAGTAAGCTAATTATTTGGAATGGACCTATGGGAGTATTCGAAATGGAAGCATTTGCAAACGGTACAAAAGCAGTAGCGGATGCAATGGCACAAACAGCTGGCTATACAATTATCGGAGGCGGCGATTCTGCAGCAGCTGTAGAAAAGTTCGATGTTGGCGATAAGATGGACCATATTTCGACTGGTGGAGGAGCTTCCTTAGAGTTTATGGAAGGCAAGGATTTACCAGGAGTTTCTGCTTTAAACGATAAGTAATGGAGGAGATGTCATATGCGTAAACCAGTAATAGCAGGGAATTGGAAAATGTATAAAACACTTGGTGAGGCAAAGGAATTTGCACTTCAGTTAAAGGAACAACAAGTAGATAGCTCAAAAGTTGATGCAGTAATCTGTGCTCCAGCGCTATTTTTAGATCAGCTTGTTCAAGCGACAAAAGGTTCGTTTATTTCTATCGGAGCACAAACGATGCACGAGGAAAAAGAGGGGGCATATACTGGTGAGGTTAGCGGCCAACAGCTTCAGGACTTAGGAGTAGAATATGTTGTAATTGGGCATTCTGAACGCCGTCAATATTTCAACGAAACAGACGAATCAGTCAATAAAAAAGTAAAATCTGCATTTGAAAATAAACTTACACCAATCATTTGTGTAGGTGAAACATTAGAGCAACGTGAGCAAAATGAAACAGAAGCTATTGTTTCTAACCAAGTAATGGCAGCAATCGAAGGGTTGACAGAAGATCAACTAATCCATTCTATTATTGCGTATGAGCCTATTTGGGCTATTGGAACTGGGAAAACAGCTACTGCAGACGATGCAAATGATGTATGCCAAGCAATCCGTGAAACTATTTTAGATGGTTTTGGTGAAGAAGTGGCAAGTCAAGTTCGCATCCAATACGGAGGTAGTGTGAAACCTGAAAATATTAAAGAGCTTCTTTCTAAGGAGCATATTGACGGTGCACTAGTAGGAGGAGCAAGCCTACAAGTAGATTCTTTTGTGAAACTATTGGAGGCTGGTGCAAATGCCTAAAAGTCCAGTAGCACTAATCATACTAGATGGTTTCGGCTTGCGTCATGAAAAGTTTGGAAATGCAGTTGCTCAGGCAAACAAACCAAATTTCGATCGATATTGGAATAAGTTTCCGAATGCAACACTTACGGCCTCTGGAGAAGCAGTTGGCTTACCAGAAGGGCAAATGGGTAATTCAGAGGTTGGTCATTTAAATATTGGTGCAGGTAGAGTAGTTTATCAAAACCTAACTCGAATTCATAAATCAATTCGTGAAGGAGAATTTTTCTTAGAGCCTAAGCTTTTAGCTGCAATTGAGCATGTAAAGCAAACAGGTGGAAAATTACACTTGATGGGATTACTTTCTGACGGTGGCGTTCATAGTCACTATTCGCATTTATTTGCTTTATTGAAGCTCGCAAAAGAACAAGGGCTAGAAGACGTATTTGTCCATGGATTTTTGGATGGACGCGACGTAGGTCCTAGAACTGCGATCGGATATGTAGCAGAAACTGAGAAACAAATGAAGGATATCGGTATAGGGAAGTTCGCTTCCATCAGTGGTAGATACTATGCTATGGATCGTGATCGCAGATGGGAACGAGTTTTAATCGCATATAAAGCAATAGTAGAAGGTTTAGGGAAAACAGCAGAGTCAGCATCAGCTGGTATTTTAGCTTCTTATGAAGAGGATATTGTGGATGAATTTGTTGTTCCCTTCGTTATTGAAGAAGATGGGAAGCCTGCTGTAACGATTGATACGAACGATGCCGTTATCTTCTTTAACTTCCGTCCCGACCGTGCTATTCAATTATCGATGGCTCTAAACACCCCATCATTTGATAGTCTGCCTTTAAGTGACAATCATCCGACGAATTTAAAATTTGTAACCTTCACGCATTATAGTGATGATGTTGTGGCAGATGTGGTATTCGAGAAAGCAGATCTCTATAACACGGTAGGTGAAGTACTTTCAAACCATAACAAAACACAATTACGTATTGCGGAGACTGAAAAGTATCCACATGTAACGTTCTTTATGAGTGGTGGCAGAGAAGCGACCTTCCCAGGAGAAGAGCGTATACTGATCAACTCTCCAAAGGTTGCTACATATGATTTACAGCCTGAAATGAGCGCTTATGAAGTAACGGATGCACTGTTAGATGCAATTGCCAATGATCGATTCGATGCGATTATATTAAACTTTGCCAATCCAGATATGGTAGGGCATAGTGGAATGCTAGAACCAACGATTAAAGCGATTGAAGCAGTAGACGATTGTTTAGGTAAAGTGGTCGATGCCATTTTAGCTAAGGGCGGGCATGCAATTATTACCGCAGATCACGGTAATTCAGATGAAGTAACAACGATGGAAGGGCAGCCAATGACAGCCCACACGACAAATCCTGTTCCAGTGATTGTCACGTCGAAAAATACAACTCTAAGAAGTGACGGAATTTTAGCCGATTTGGCTCCAACCATGTTACACTTATTAGGGATAGAAACACCGCCTGAAATGACAGGTAAAACACTAATCGAAACGGAGAGTTAAAAATGCCAATTATTACACAAATTCAAGCACGTGAAGTATTAGATTCACGCGGTAACCCAACAGTAGAAGTGGAAGTATTTACAGAAAGCGGTGGATTTGGACGCGCAATCGTTCCGTCTGGTGCATCTACTGGTGAATATGAAGCAGTAGAACTTCGTGATGGTGACAAGTCAAGATATCTAGGCAAAGGTGTTTTAAAAGCAGTTGAAAATGTGAATAACATTATTGCAGCTGAATTAGAAGAGAATTACTCCGTATTGGATCAGGTAGAAATTGACCATGCAATGATCGAACTAGACGGAACTGAAAATAAAGGGAATTTAGGTGCTAACGCTATTCTTGGCGTATCTATTGCTGTTGCACATGCAGCAGCAGATTACTTGGATATTCCACTTTATCAATACTTAGGTGGATTCAACTCGAAACAATTGCCAGTTCCAATGATGAATATCGTAAACGGTGGAGAACATGCGGATAACAACGTAGATATCCAAGAATTTATGGTAATGCCAGTAGGCGCAGAATCTTTCCGCCATGCATTACGTATGGGCGCTGAAATTTTCCATAGCTTAAAATCTGTATTACAAGAAGCAGGACTAAACACAGCAGTTGGGGATGAGGGCGGATTTGCTCCGAACTTAAAATCTAACGAAGAAGCTCTTTCTACTATCGTGACTGCGATTGAAAAAGCAGGATATAAACCAGGAGAAGAAGTACTTCTTGCAATGGACGTTGCCGCTTCTGAATTATTCAACAAAGAAGATGGCAAATACCACTTATCTGGTGAAGGCGTTGTAAAAACTTCTGAAGAAATGGTTGCTTGGTATGAAGAGCTTTGCGAAAAATACCCAATTATCTCAATTGAAGACGGCTTAGACGAAAACGACTGGGATGGTCATAAACTATTAACAGAGCGTTTAGGTAAAAAAGTACAATTGGTGGGCGATGATCTATTCGTAACAAATACGAAAAAATTAGCGCAAGGAATTGAACAAGGTGTAGCTAACTCAATCCTTGTAAAAGTTAACCAAATTGGTACACTTACAGAAACTTTTGATGCAATTGAAATGGCAAAACGTGCTGGTTATACAGCAGTTATCTCTCACCGTTCTGGTGAATCAGAGGATGTAACAATTGCAGATATCGCAGTTGCAACAAACGCTGGCCAAATCAAAACTGGTGCACCATCTCGTTCAGATCGTGTAGCAAAATACAACCAATTACTTCGTATTGAAGATCAGTTATATGAAACTGCTCAGTACCTAGGAAAAGAAACATTCTACAACTTAAAAAAATAATGAAACGAAGCAGTTAGCGAGAGTTGCTAACTGCTTTTTTATTTCTAAAAAAAGTATAAAGTTTTCCGTTCTATAAACTCATTAATAAATAATACTGCTGATTTTCGTTTGAGGTGGAGACAAAGGTACGATGGCTAAGAACGCCACCTCGCGATCGCAACGCCTTCGTGACCAACATCCTGTTGG carries:
- a CDS encoding RNA polymerase sigma factor, with the translated sequence MEMEQLYKEHSDRVYSYIYYLVRQKECAEDLTQETFYKAYKGLDGFNKQASTATWLLKIARNLTYDYFRRKRVIQFFTFDKEHDLETNALSPESRYERKEQLAKMYDSLYKLKKDYQEVLLLRKIQECSIQETAYILGWTEAKVKMKMTRALEALKKKYHQEGGYANETIKKIR
- a CDS encoding glutaredoxin family protein is translated as MIVHFYTRPGCHLCDDARLMLKLVREDVVFDINEVNIEEDDALHEKYMLMIPVIVLEDEIIQYGQVDYATILEALL
- a CDS encoding sugar-binding transcriptional regulator — its product is MDSLLQAQLKLMPEMNILLQKRYRILQTIQLSPGYGRRVIGDLLGLSERETRKELDFLRNQGFIEISRDGASITSSGNDLLIELKEVVREWSGRLQLEQSLVSYLNIKEVIIVPGDVDTNTNTAMLQSQEAAKYLESILSDESIIAVTGGTTIASISNYVHQTDKWKRLLFIAARGGVGKDVRLQANTIASLFANKMNGSYRTLYMPDSLSEEAYSTMKNEPFIKEMMDLYERTNIIIHGIGDALEMARRRNSSLEEMQRLKEIGAVSEAFGYYFNNQGEAVHRIRTIGVQLKQLGNMEHLLAVAGGTKKANALLSYFKQAPAQTVLVTDEGAAQEMIQIIEQNN
- the gap gene encoding type I glyceraldehyde-3-phosphate dehydrogenase — protein: MTVKLAINGFGRIGRKVFREALEQTEIEVVAINDLTDAAMLAHLLKYDSVHGIFNAEVSSEGDYLVVNGKNIRVFAEKDPAALPWKEQQVDIVIECTGIFSTTDKASKHIEAGAKKVILSQPAKDDMPTFVMGVNADQYNPATDHVISNASCTTNCLSPIAKVLQDQFGIKRGMMTTIHSYTNDQRILDLPHSDYRRARAAAESMIPTTTGAAAAVAKVLPELKGKLDGMAVRVPTPNVSIVDFVAELDKNVTVEELNAALKQASDNELKGILDYNELPLVSRDYNGNTASSTVDGLSTMVLEDNLVKVLAWYDNESGYSARCIDLALLMANKGL
- a CDS encoding phosphoglycerate kinase, coding for MKVKQTMSDVALQGKRVFCRVDFNVPMEDGAITDDTRIRAALPTINNLIEQGAKVILASHMGRPKGEVKEDLRLTKVGEHLAKLLDKPVKKLDESIGETVENAVSAMNDGEIVLLENVRFHAGEEKNDAELAKSFAKLADVYVNDAFGAAHRAHATTEGIAKLLPAVSGLLMQKELDVLGKALAEPERPFTAIIGGAKVKDKIGVIDHLLDKVDNILIGGGLSYTFTKAQGHEIGTSLLEEDKLDLARGFLEKAKEKGVSFYLPVDVVVADEFSKDANTKVVDIDQIPSDWMGLDIGPKTRELYADVIKNSKLIIWNGPMGVFEMEAFANGTKAVADAMAQTAGYTIIGGGDSAAAVEKFDVGDKMDHISTGGGASLEFMEGKDLPGVSALNDK
- the tpiA gene encoding triose-phosphate isomerase; this translates as MRKPVIAGNWKMYKTLGEAKEFALQLKEQQVDSSKVDAVICAPALFLDQLVQATKGSFISIGAQTMHEEKEGAYTGEVSGQQLQDLGVEYVVIGHSERRQYFNETDESVNKKVKSAFENKLTPIICVGETLEQREQNETEAIVSNQVMAAIEGLTEDQLIHSIIAYEPIWAIGTGKTATADDANDVCQAIRETILDGFGEEVASQVRIQYGGSVKPENIKELLSKEHIDGALVGGASLQVDSFVKLLEAGANA
- the gpmI gene encoding 2,3-bisphosphoglycerate-independent phosphoglycerate mutase, with protein sequence MPKSPVALIILDGFGLRHEKFGNAVAQANKPNFDRYWNKFPNATLTASGEAVGLPEGQMGNSEVGHLNIGAGRVVYQNLTRIHKSIREGEFFLEPKLLAAIEHVKQTGGKLHLMGLLSDGGVHSHYSHLFALLKLAKEQGLEDVFVHGFLDGRDVGPRTAIGYVAETEKQMKDIGIGKFASISGRYYAMDRDRRWERVLIAYKAIVEGLGKTAESASAGILASYEEDIVDEFVVPFVIEEDGKPAVTIDTNDAVIFFNFRPDRAIQLSMALNTPSFDSLPLSDNHPTNLKFVTFTHYSDDVVADVVFEKADLYNTVGEVLSNHNKTQLRIAETEKYPHVTFFMSGGREATFPGEERILINSPKVATYDLQPEMSAYEVTDALLDAIANDRFDAIILNFANPDMVGHSGMLEPTIKAIEAVDDCLGKVVDAILAKGGHAIITADHGNSDEVTTMEGQPMTAHTTNPVPVIVTSKNTTLRSDGILADLAPTMLHLLGIETPPEMTGKTLIETES
- the eno gene encoding phosphopyruvate hydratase, which encodes MPIITQIQAREVLDSRGNPTVEVEVFTESGGFGRAIVPSGASTGEYEAVELRDGDKSRYLGKGVLKAVENVNNIIAAELEENYSVLDQVEIDHAMIELDGTENKGNLGANAILGVSIAVAHAAADYLDIPLYQYLGGFNSKQLPVPMMNIVNGGEHADNNVDIQEFMVMPVGAESFRHALRMGAEIFHSLKSVLQEAGLNTAVGDEGGFAPNLKSNEEALSTIVTAIEKAGYKPGEEVLLAMDVAASELFNKEDGKYHLSGEGVVKTSEEMVAWYEELCEKYPIISIEDGLDENDWDGHKLLTERLGKKVQLVGDDLFVTNTKKLAQGIEQGVANSILVKVNQIGTLTETFDAIEMAKRAGYTAVISHRSGESEDVTIADIAVATNAGQIKTGAPSRSDRVAKYNQLLRIEDQLYETAQYLGKETFYNLKK